From the genome of Fusobacterium varium, one region includes:
- the btuF_3 gene encoding Vitamin B12-binding protein precursor encodes MLKKLLLWIFVLNITAFGKVPQRAVSTSQFTTEILLAIGAEEQLAGTAFMDNEILPELKEKYDKIPVLSAKYPSKELFYSVNPDFVTGWKSLSMPSNLGTIEELNSNGVEVFFMKSLESNNIDDVFNDILEFGRIFDKEKNAENIVFKMKEELKKIKEKLPKEKIKIFPYDGGETLPFVVGGNGIGNTIIELAGGENIFKDIKASFGNGTWEKVLMEEPDMILIIDYGDNSVDKKIEYLKEKSSIKELDAVKNNKFAVIGLGDISAGIRNVDAVKKLAKMFHNTEI; translated from the coding sequence ATGCTAAAAAAGTTGCTTTTATGGATATTTGTATTAAATATAACTGCTTTTGGAAAAGTTCCACAGAGAGCTGTTTCAACTTCACAATTTACAACAGAAATACTTTTAGCCATAGGAGCAGAGGAACAGTTAGCAGGAACAGCTTTCATGGATAATGAAATACTTCCAGAGTTGAAGGAAAAATATGATAAAATACCTGTTTTATCAGCTAAATATCCCAGTAAAGAACTTTTCTATTCTGTGAATCCAGACTTTGTTACAGGGTGGAAGTCATTAAGTATGCCCTCTAATTTAGGAACAATAGAAGAATTGAATAGCAATGGAGTAGAAGTATTTTTTATGAAATCTTTGGAAAGTAACAATATAGATGATGTCTTTAATGATATTTTAGAATTTGGAAGAATATTTGATAAGGAAAAAAATGCTGAAAATATTGTTTTTAAAATGAAAGAAGAGCTTAAGAAAATAAAAGAGAAACTCCCAAAAGAAAAGATAAAAATTTTTCCATATGATGGGGGAGAAACACTTCCTTTTGTTGTTGGGGGAAATGGAATAGGAAACACTATTATAGAACTGGCAGGAGGAGAAAATATATTTAAAGATATTAAAGCAAGTTTTGGAAATGGAACTTGGGAAAAGGTATTGATGGAAGAACCTGATATGATATTGATTATAGATTATGGAGATAATAGTGTTGATAAAAAAATAGAGTATTTGAAGGAAAAATCCTCAATAAAGGAACTTGATGCTGTGAAAAATAATAAATTTGCAGTGATAGGGTTAGGAGATATTTCAGCTGGAATAAGAAACGTAGATGCAGTAAAAAAACTGGCAAAAATGTTTCATAATACTGAGATATAA
- the tolQ_3 gene encoding colicin uptake protein TolQ — MYTYFIEGGMMMWLLAVLSILGLGTILERTAYFMKNEQGITKEFKEEIVSLVRAGKEKEAMELCDKTNNSVSRTVKSILLAYQNEDDLYESKEKLMKEKALEQIENLERRLSILGIVAYISPMAGLLGTVLGMIKSFKAIALQGAGDPNVVANGISEALLTTAAGLLIAIPAIIAYNTFNRKADKVMLEIEKTSTALINIKKAGKKEKI; from the coding sequence ATGTATACTTACTTCATAGAAGGTGGAATGATGATGTGGCTTTTAGCTGTGTTGTCTATTCTGGGACTGGGGACAATATTAGAAAGAACTGCTTATTTTATGAAAAATGAACAGGGAATAACAAAGGAATTTAAAGAGGAGATAGTATCTCTGGTAAGAGCTGGAAAAGAAAAGGAAGCTATGGAATTATGTGATAAAACTAATAATTCTGTATCAAGAACAGTGAAAAGTATACTTCTGGCATATCAGAATGAAGATGATCTTTATGAAAGCAAAGAAAAATTAATGAAAGAAAAAGCCTTGGAGCAAATAGAAAACTTGGAGAGAAGATTATCTATTTTGGGAATAGTTGCATATATTTCTCCTATGGCTGGACTTCTTGGAACTGTATTGGGAATGATAAAATCTTTTAAAGCGATAGCATTACAGGGGGCAGGAGATCCAAATGTGGTAGCTAATGGAATTTCAGAGGCTCTTCTTACAACAGCAGCAGGACTGCTTATAGCTATACCTGCGATAATAGCTTACAATACTTTCAATAGAAAAGCTGATAAGGTGATGCTTGAAATAGAAAAAACTTCAACTGCACTTATTAATATTAAAAAGGCTGGAAAGAAGGAAAAAATATGA
- the yhgN gene encoding membrane protein, MarC family: MGVNTIFINALMLIAVLNPFGNVPLFIGMTEGMEKEIRKKLFKAIALTGFFIIFLFSLVGEFLMINFYKIDMNELRMAGGLILVLMAVKNLIFPPMKKEREEAHISPEEQIKQAVIPMAFPMMVGPGSLTTALIGRSEYGVVYNSLSILTAFAVIFMIFVIGNYLEKIFGKLVLYILSKVMQIFIMSIGFRIFFDGFFKMLELKYGL; this comes from the coding sequence ATGGGAGTAAACACAATATTTATAAATGCATTAATGCTTATTGCAGTATTAAATCCTTTTGGAAATGTTCCATTATTTATAGGAATGACAGAAGGAATGGAAAAGGAGATAAGAAAAAAACTATTTAAAGCAATAGCTCTAACAGGATTTTTTATAATATTTTTATTTAGTTTAGTTGGAGAATTCTTAATGATAAATTTTTATAAAATTGATATGAATGAATTGAGAATGGCAGGAGGTCTGATACTTGTTTTGATGGCAGTTAAAAACTTGATTTTTCCACCAATGAAAAAAGAAAGAGAGGAAGCTCATATATCTCCAGAGGAACAGATAAAACAGGCTGTTATTCCAATGGCATTTCCTATGATGGTGGGACCTGGAAGTCTTACTACAGCATTAATAGGACGTTCTGAGTATGGAGTTGTTTATAATAGTTTGTCTATATTGACAGCCTTTGCAGTTATTTTTATGATATTTGTGATTGGGAACTATTTAGAAAAAATTTTTGGGAAGCTTGTTCTATATATACTTTCTAAAGTAATGCAGATATTCATTATGTCTATAGGATTTAGAATATTTTTTGATGGTTTTTTCAAAATGCTGGAATTAAAATATGGATTGTAA
- the cirA_4 gene encoding Colicin I receptor precursor — MRGQVPSMGNKHLVVLVDGIPQNGIDNRSFDLDFIPVEQIEKIEVVPAGGAIMYGGNATSGVINIITKNYENRKYWGNAGLQLGSFNERKYKFNYGVNLTENFSLDAKYINTDKDGYRNYTKKESEFGEIGVKYKLKDGNVGFKYIRNERKSNGSAYLTKVQYDEDRRQNNPDYKEKTAHDTQDKYILEFNKNLSNKLSFSAVTEYREREYTYSQPKTDKYSSYHSRIKILILYIQTHS; from the coding sequence ATGAGAGGACAAGTTCCTAGTATGGGAAATAAACATTTAGTTGTATTGGTTGATGGAATTCCACAAAATGGTATTGATAACAGATCATTTGATTTAGATTTTATTCCTGTTGAGCAAATAGAAAAAATAGAGGTAGTTCCTGCTGGTGGAGCCATTATGTATGGTGGTAATGCTACATCTGGTGTTATCAATATTATTACAAAAAATTATGAAAATAGAAAATATTGGGGAAATGCAGGACTTCAACTAGGTTCATTTAATGAAAGAAAGTACAAATTTAATTATGGAGTAAATCTAACAGAAAATTTTTCATTAGATGCTAAATATATCAATACAGATAAAGATGGGTATAGAAATTATACTAAAAAAGAATCAGAATTTGGAGAAATAGGAGTTAAGTATAAATTAAAAGATGGAAATGTAGGTTTTAAATATATCCGTAATGAAAGAAAATCAAATGGTTCTGCTTATCTCACTAAAGTCCAATATGATGAAGACAGAAGACAAAATAATCCTGACTATAAAGAAAAAACTGCTCATGATACACAAGATAAATATATACTTGAATTTAATAAAAATTTATCTAATAAATTATCCTTTTCAGCTGTTACTGAATATAGAGAAAGAGAGTATACCTACTCTCAACCTAAAACGGATAAATATTCATCATACCATAGTAGAATAAAAATACTGATTCTATATATACAAACGCACAGTTAA
- the cirA_3 gene encoding Colicin I receptor precursor, with protein sequence MYKKIGILALILSSAVYAEEIQSTKLNESVISTENFETSVRDTAANISIVTAQEIEKTGAKDLVDALKNVPGIFVKNYAGGIKFDIRGLNSMYSDRNALITLDGVPVTSTQVSNIPIETIERIEVIPGGGGILYGDKAIGGIVNIISKSAIDKKNYGTVYSHFGSNSEHKIGFNYGTKLTQRFITEVGYTDYDSDGWRRGENFDKKEGRFKAKYLLDNGEIEFKYNHSDNKTYKGIAVPSYILDNDRRNPGSLSKSKNKSNDYYLKWKQNISEDTEFLIYGNYYENKKWLFNKTKDSFYRDGDEVRKYVKAQIKHTYLPDSYFIAGIDILKDEVKPYDTSSKFDSSLGRYIKSGDSTKDGFGIFALNKYSVGKFQFTQGIRYDYADYEFYWRNASLNAPDKRGTKDNAKYNDYSFELSANYLYSETGSTYLTYTRAFRTPTASEIYYTRNSERLDPQVQDTIELGVKDFLLALTYQLLHSTR encoded by the coding sequence ATGTACAAAAAAATTGGAATTTTAGCTTTGATTTTAAGTTCAGCTGTCTATGCAGAAGAAATTCAAAGCACAAAACTTAATGAAAGTGTTATCTCTACTGAAAACTTTGAAACAAGTGTAAGAGATACTGCAGCAAATATTTCTATTGTTACAGCACAGGAAATTGAAAAAACTGGAGCTAAAGATCTCGTAGATGCCCTTAAAAATGTTCCTGGTATCTTTGTTAAAAATTATGCTGGTGGAATAAAATTTGATATTAGAGGATTAAATTCCATGTATAGTGACAGAAATGCTCTAATTACACTTGATGGAGTTCCTGTTACATCTACACAGGTTTCAAATATACCAATAGAAACAATTGAAAGAATTGAAGTAATCCCTGGTGGTGGTGGAATCCTTTATGGAGATAAAGCTATTGGAGGTATAGTTAATATTATCAGTAAGTCAGCTATTGACAAAAAAAATTATGGAACTGTTTATTCTCATTTTGGAAGTAACAGTGAACATAAGATAGGTTTTAACTATGGAACTAAACTCACACAAAGATTTATTACTGAAGTAGGATATACAGACTATGATTCTGATGGTTGGAGAAGAGGAGAAAATTTTGATAAAAAAGAAGGACGTTTTAAAGCTAAATATTTGCTAGATAATGGAGAGATAGAATTTAAATATAATCATTCAGATAACAAAACATATAAAGGAATAGCTGTTCCTAGCTATATCCTTGATAATGATAGAAGAAATCCTGGAAGTCTTTCTAAAAGCAAAAACAAAAGTAATGATTACTATTTAAAATGGAAGCAAAATATATCTGAAGATACAGAGTTTTTGATCTATGGAAACTATTATGAAAATAAAAAATGGCTATTTAATAAAACTAAAGATTCTTTTTACAGAGATGGAGATGAAGTAAGAAAATATGTAAAAGCTCAAATTAAACATACATATCTTCCTGATAGTTATTTTATAGCTGGTATAGACATACTTAAAGATGAAGTAAAACCTTATGACACTTCTTCTAAATTTGATTCTTCTCTTGGAAGATATATAAAAAGTGGAGATTCCACTAAAGATGGTTTCGGTATATTTGCATTGAATAAATATTCAGTTGGAAAATTCCAATTTACTCAGGGAATAAGATATGATTATGCAGATTATGAATTTTATTGGAGAAATGCTTCTCTTAATGCTCCTGATAAAAGGGGTACAAAAGATAATGCTAAGTATAATGATTACTCTTTTGAATTAAGTGCCAATTATCTATATTCTGAAACTGGTTCTACATATCTTACATATACAAGAGCTTTTAGAACACCAACAGCTAGTGAGATTTACTATACTCGTAATTCAGAAAGACTTGATCCTCAAGTCCAAGATACTATTGAATTAGGTGTAAAAGATTTTTTGCTAGCACTTACATATCAGCTTCTACATTCTACAAGATGA
- the exbD gene encoding Biopolymer transport protein exbD, giving the protein MRELRRKKGIINPDMTPLIDVVFQLLIFFMLVTTFSQYNKFDMNLPKSSVEEINVTEEGVELIIDKDGKYFFKNGENSIEIENEKLEESVKELMKGRKEQTLIVSADKDLRYETVIETMGRLKNIGLEKLEINSIK; this is encoded by the coding sequence ATGAGAGAGCTGAGAAGAAAGAAGGGGATAATCAATCCTGATATGACTCCACTAATAGATGTAGTTTTTCAGCTTTTGATATTTTTTATGCTGGTGACAACTTTCAGCCAGTATAATAAATTTGATATGAATCTTCCTAAATCTTCTGTAGAAGAAATAAACGTGACAGAAGAGGGAGTTGAACTGATAATAGATAAAGATGGAAAGTATTTCTTTAAAAATGGAGAAAATTCTATAGAAATAGAAAATGAAAAACTAGAAGAATCAGTAAAAGAATTGATGAAAGGGAGAAAAGAACAGACTCTTATTGTAAGTGCAGATAAAGATTTAAGATATGAAACTGTAATAGAAACTATGGGAAGGTTAAAAAATATTGGTCTGGAAAAACTGGAAATAAATAGTATAAAGTAG
- the isdE_1 gene encoding Staphylococcal iron-regulated protein F translates to MTGKNHFLQGLMDKIGCENVVTSIDNSALLKRSVPFSMEQLIKANPDVILRLPTSQTKNGEGFEEIFSSNPVWKLTKAYKNNKILDIDPTLFRMSAGVNSIDALEELYRYVYE, encoded by the coding sequence ATGACTGGTAAGAATCATTTTTTACAGGGACTTATGGATAAAATAGGCTGTGAAAATGTAGTGACTTCTATTGACAACAGTGCATTATTAAAAAGATCAGTACCTTTCAGCATGGAGCAGTTAATTAAGGCTAATCCAGATGTTATATTAAGACTTCCTACAAGCCAGACTAAAAATGGTGAGGGATTTGAGGAAATATTTTCAAGTAATCCTGTATGGAAGCTTACAAAAGCATATAAAAATAATAAAATACTGGATATCGATCCTACATTGTTCAGAATGAGTGCTGGGGTAAATTCGATAGACGCATTGGAGGAGTTATACAGATATGTTTATGAATAA
- a CDS encoding enterobactin receptor protein: MTHDEIYSTIPPEFTGMVNYNIGNSERIGAEIYAEHYIGDLTLKSSITYLHHKVISGKYSGSEIPSVPNWKVTFGAGYDFNSNFSVGADAIYAGNTYDLDDIANERKEDTGEYFTVDVFSQYKFNNGISLTFRINNIFDEKYNEYAGFWDDSIYHIDQRHYYPAIGRTYTAGISYSF; this comes from the coding sequence ATGACTCATGATGAAATATATTCAACTATTCCTCCTGAATTTACAGGAATGGTAAATTATAATATAGGAAATAGTGAAAGAATCGGAGCTGAAATTTATGCAGAACACTATATTGGAGATTTAACTTTAAAATCTTCAATAACTTATCTGCATCATAAAGTTATAAGTGGAAAATACAGTGGAAGTGAAATCCCAAGTGTTCCTAACTGGAAGGTAACTTTTGGAGCTGGATATGACTTCAACAGCAATTTTTCTGTAGGGGCAGATGCTATTTATGCTGGAAATACATATGATCTAGATGATATAGCTAATGAGAGAAAAGAAGATACTGGAGAATATTTCACAGTAGATGTATTTTCACAATATAAATTTAATAATGGAATATCTCTCACATTCAGAATCAATAATATATTTGATGAAAAATATAATGAATATGCTGGGTTCTGGGACGACAGTATATATCATATAGATCAAAGACATTATTATCCAGCTATTGGAAGGACATACACTGCTGGTATAAGCTATTCATTCTAA
- a CDS encoding enterobactin receptor protein produces MFSEDTSGYISWNRVYRSPNLTEYTGWKIDKGTGVTASRDSQEVDTFEIGIKSLINNIYLSGALFYIKGNREIMYDSYRDEIIDKSESGSYYNLDGKTERIGIEFASEQYFDKLTLRENFTYMHNEIVDGPYKGNDIPGVSNVIFGLGATYEITSQFTFNIESNYHGKAYLINDYYNKVPKANSYMVTNISAKYNFENGIAISAGIDNIFNEIYCDYITYAGKKINYSPSPERTYYVSAEYKF; encoded by the coding sequence ATGTTTTCTGAAGATACTTCTGGATATATCAGTTGGAATAGAGTATATCGTTCGCCTAATTTAACTGAATATACAGGCTGGAAAATAGATAAAGGTACTGGAGTGACTGCTTCAAGAGATTCACAAGAAGTTGATACTTTTGAAATTGGAATTAAATCTCTTATAAATAATATTTATTTATCTGGAGCTTTATTCTATATAAAAGGAAATAGAGAAATAATGTATGATTCTTACAGAGATGAAATAATAGATAAATCTGAAAGTGGAAGTTATTATAATCTTGATGGAAAAACTGAAAGAATAGGAATTGAATTTGCTAGTGAACAATATTTTGATAAATTAACATTAAGAGAAAACTTTACATACATGCATAATGAAATTGTAGATGGTCCATATAAGGGAAATGATATTCCTGGTGTAAGTAATGTAATATTCGGATTAGGAGCTACCTACGAAATAACTTCTCAATTTACTTTTAATATTGAATCAAACTACCATGGCAAAGCTTATTTAATAAACGACTACTACAATAAAGTTCCCAAAGCAAATAGCTACATGGTTACAAATATTTCTGCTAAATATAATTTTGAAAATGGAATAGCTATATCAGCTGGAATAGATAATATTTTCAATGAAATTTATTGTGATTACATTACTTATGCTGGTAAGAAAATTAATTATTCTCCATCTCCAGAAAGAACATATTATGTAAGTGCAGAGTATAAATTTTAA
- a CDS encoding transport protein TonB, whose product MKFYIFSFLCHLLLLFAIYTKPVKDIKLDSKNVLVYLSELKVENNTPAPAPLQSLVQPEPEKEEKPKEEKKIEKKIEKKIVKKIVKKEVKKKEEIVKEEAVEENKKETASENSAPYNPLAGLVKDGTGTYIGDQRSGGGIKYRIKREVNPEYPILAKRANYRNEVVIKTKFLIGLNGKVEEIIFLDNFTSYGFRKEVEKALKKWEFDPIIYHGEKIKLYFYKDFRFNVK is encoded by the coding sequence TTGAAATTTTATATATTCTCTTTTTTATGTCATCTGTTGCTGCTTTTTGCTATATATACCAAACCTGTGAAAGATATAAAATTGGACAGTAAAAATGTCCTTGTATACCTTAGTGAATTGAAAGTAGAAAATAATACACCAGCTCCAGCTCCATTGCAATCTCTTGTACAGCCAGAGCCTGAAAAAGAGGAAAAACCAAAGGAAGAAAAGAAAATAGAGAAAAAAATAGAAAAGAAAATCGTAAAAAAAATTGTTAAAAAAGAAGTTAAAAAGAAAGAGGAAATAGTAAAAGAGGAGGCTGTAGAAGAAAACAAAAAAGAAACAGCGTCTGAAAATTCAGCACCATACAATCCTTTGGCAGGATTGGTAAAAGACGGTACAGGAACATATATAGGAGATCAAAGGAGTGGAGGAGGAATTAAATACAGGATAAAAAGAGAAGTCAATCCTGAATATCCTATCCTTGCTAAAAGAGCTAACTATCGAAATGAAGTAGTTATAAAAACAAAATTTCTTATAGGATTAAATGGAAAAGTGGAGGAGATAATTTTTCTGGATAATTTCACCTCTTACGGTTTTAGAAAAGAAGTGGAGAAAGCTCTTAAAAAATGGGAATTTGATCCAATAATTTACCATGGAGAAAAGATAAAACTATATTTTTATAAAGACTTTAGATTTAATGTAAAATAA
- a CDS encoding MORN repeat variant, which yields MKKFLSVILFLIMIFTTVMSADRREEYFNVETREDNLLYKKDEDKPYTGIVIITEEDKILKEQVYKDGKINSEKGYYENGNIKWESTGYKDGKLHGVSRVYYKNGQLQMESNYKNGQKDGIEKGYQENGKIVGELNYKKDCLDGISKFYDKNGNLEHEQNYKEYVLHGTERIYEDGKVVLEREYKDGEIVSSKNFKK from the coding sequence ATGAAAAAATTTTTAAGTGTAATATTGTTTTTAATTATGATTTTTACTACTGTCATGAGTGCTGACAGAAGAGAAGAATATTTTAATGTAGAAACGAGAGAAGATAATCTCTTATATAAAAAAGATGAGGATAAGCCATATACAGGTATAGTGATTATAACTGAAGAAGATAAGATATTAAAAGAGCAAGTTTATAAAGATGGGAAAATAAACTCTGAAAAAGGATACTATGAAAATGGAAATATAAAGTGGGAATCTACTGGATACAAAGATGGGAAATTACATGGTGTAAGCAGAGTTTATTATAAAAATGGACAGCTTCAAATGGAATCTAATTATAAGAATGGACAAAAAGATGGAATAGAAAAGGGATATCAGGAAAATGGAAAGATAGTAGGAGAACTGAATTATAAAAAAGATTGTCTAGATGGAATATCAAAATTTTATGATAAAAACGGTAATTTAGAACATGAACAAAATTACAAAGAATATGTACTTCATGGAACTGAAAGAATATATGAAGATGGAAAAGTGGTTTTAGAAAGAGAATATAAAGATGGAGAAATTGTATCAAGTAAAAATTTTAAAAAATAA
- the yusV_3 gene encoding Probable siderophore transport system ATP-binding protein YusV, with protein sequence MERIKGHNIELAYGEKVIIHDLDIEINKGEIVSIIGTNGCGKSTLLKAVSRVLPCKNGSIYLDGEEISHIKNKEFAKKLAFVSQNNEIPDDITVYDFIMYGRVPHKKWYEVYNQEDKDIVDWAVAICKLDNFKDRKVMSLSGGERQKVWIAMVIAQKTGILLLDEPTTYLDICHQFEIMELVKELNQNLGITIIMVLHDLNQAVQYSDRIIVLKDGKKYKEGKSLEVLTPQLIREVYRVDSSIEMEDGIPYFRLKGIVK encoded by the coding sequence ATGGAAAGGATAAAAGGACATAATATAGAGCTTGCCTATGGAGAAAAGGTAATTATACATGACCTGGATATAGAAATAAATAAAGGAGAGATAGTTTCTATAATAGGAACTAACGGTTGTGGGAAATCTACTCTTTTAAAAGCTGTATCAAGAGTACTTCCATGTAAAAATGGAAGCATATATTTAGATGGAGAAGAGATAAGCCATATAAAAAATAAGGAATTTGCAAAAAAGCTCGCATTTGTTTCACAAAATAATGAAATTCCAGATGATATAACTGTTTATGATTTTATCATGTATGGAAGGGTTCCACATAAAAAATGGTATGAGGTGTATAATCAAGAGGATAAAGATATTGTGGATTGGGCTGTTGCAATATGTAAATTGGATAATTTTAAAGATAGAAAGGTAATGAGCCTGTCAGGTGGAGAAAGACAGAAAGTATGGATAGCAATGGTTATTGCACAAAAGACAGGAATACTTCTGCTGGATGAACCTACTACTTATTTGGATATATGTCACCAGTTTGAAATAATGGAATTGGTAAAAGAATTAAATCAAAATCTTGGTATAACTATAATTATGGTGCTTCATGATTTAAACCAGGCAGTTCAATACAGTGACAGAATAATTGTTCTTAAAGATGGGAAGAAATACAAAGAGGGAAAATCTTTGGAAGTTCTTACCCCACAGCTTATAAGAGAGGTATATAGAGTGGACTCATCAATAGAAATGGAAGATGGAATTCCATATTTTAGATTGAAGGGGATAGTTAAATGA
- a CDS encoding MORN repeat variant codes for MIVREVPFFNKVFINEIAYVIGENEPFTGKLICRYPTDILKEEETYEDGIKNGISKKYYPNGLLKEIAEYKEGKLNGDFSQFYPNGNIEEYIFFKDDQMDGEWVKYFDNGNIKMRAFFKKGKLNGQKLVYYPNGEIQESSMFKDNILHGRNILYYQNGKMQIVRNFVNAQLEGAVIYYFENGEIEIKEEYKKHSKNGRYIRYYENGVISAIGHFKDDMLDGDWSMFYENGKLLGTASFMNGKIIDEAS; via the coding sequence ATGATTGTAAGAGAAGTGCCTTTTTTTAACAAAGTTTTTATAAATGAAATAGCATATGTAATTGGAGAAAATGAACCTTTTACTGGTAAATTGATATGCAGGTATCCTACAGATATTTTAAAAGAAGAGGAAACATATGAAGATGGAATTAAAAATGGAATAAGTAAAAAGTATTATCCTAACGGTTTATTAAAAGAGATAGCTGAATATAAAGAAGGGAAACTTAATGGGGATTTTTCTCAGTTTTATCCTAATGGCAATATTGAAGAATATATTTTTTTTAAAGATGATCAAATGGACGGAGAATGGGTAAAATATTTTGATAATGGAAATATTAAAATGAGGGCATTTTTTAAAAAAGGAAAACTGAATGGACAGAAATTGGTTTATTATCCTAATGGAGAAATTCAAGAGAGTAGTATGTTTAAGGATAATATACTTCATGGAAGAAATATATTGTACTATCAAAATGGAAAAATGCAGATAGTTAGAAATTTTGTAAATGCTCAACTAGAAGGAGCAGTTATATATTATTTTGAAAATGGGGAGATTGAAATAAAGGAAGAATACAAGAAACACAGTAAAAATGGAAGATATATAAGATACTATGAAAATGGAGTGATTAGTGCAATAGGTCATTTTAAAGATGATATGTTAGATGGAGATTGGAGTATGTTTTATGAAAATGGAAAACTTTTGGGAACAGCCTCATTTATGAATGGGAAAATTATAGATGAAGCCTCATAA
- the yfhA_2 gene encoding Probable siderophore transport system permease protein yfhA: protein MFMNKDKRGRKIILIFTALIILGFSVIFSVRFGSVNYTSVEILKSLFMKSYDDEILKAILWDIRIPRILIAVMVGCNLSLAGVLLQAVMKNPLADPGLTGVSSGASVTALIIMILYPKAIFFMNFSAFVGGAIACAVVFMLAWKKGLKPIRVILSGVAINAILGSITGLMFILFSDEIQGVLSWLNGSLNGKNWRHVTGLLPYTLVGILACFTMIRDANILQLGDNFAVNLGVDIPKKRLKLCALACFLTGISVANVGLIGFVGLIVPHIARLIIGSDHTYLVPFAGLLGAVVLVVADTISRTMFSPIEIPAGIVMAVIGVPFFLYLLRKVGD, encoded by the coding sequence ATGTTTATGAATAAAGATAAGAGAGGAAGGAAGATAATTCTTATCTTTACTGCTCTAATCATTTTAGGCTTTTCAGTAATATTCTCGGTGAGATTTGGAAGTGTAAATTATACTTCTGTTGAAATATTGAAATCTCTTTTTATGAAAAGTTATGATGATGAGATATTAAAAGCTATTTTGTGGGATATTAGAATACCACGTATATTGATTGCTGTAATGGTAGGGTGTAATCTCTCACTGGCTGGAGTACTGCTCCAGGCTGTAATGAAAAATCCACTGGCTGATCCGGGATTGACAGGGGTGTCATCAGGAGCCAGTGTCACTGCTTTAATTATTATGATACTATATCCAAAAGCTATATTTTTTATGAATTTTTCTGCATTTGTTGGAGGAGCAATAGCTTGCGCAGTTGTGTTCATGCTGGCTTGGAAAAAAGGATTGAAACCTATAAGAGTAATATTGTCAGGGGTAGCTATAAATGCCATATTGGGAAGTATTACAGGTTTGATGTTTATATTATTTAGTGATGAGATACAGGGAGTATTGTCTTGGCTCAATGGAAGCTTAAATGGAAAAAACTGGAGGCATGTAACAGGACTTCTGCCATATACATTGGTTGGGATTCTGGCATGTTTTACAATGATAAGAGATGCAAATATACTTCAGCTTGGAGATAATTTTGCTGTAAATTTAGGAGTGGATATTCCTAAGAAAAGATTAAAGCTTTGTGCTCTTGCCTGTTTTTTAACAGGAATATCAGTTGCTAATGTTGGATTAATAGGATTTGTGGGGTTAATAGTTCCACACATAGCCAGATTAATAATAGGCTCAGATCATACATATCTAGTGCCTTTTGCTGGACTGCTTGGAGCTGTGGTGCTGGTAGTAGCTGATACAATATCAAGAACTATGTTTTCACCTATTGAAATACCAGCAGGGATAGTAATGGCTGTAATTGGTGTGCCTTTCTTTCTTTATCTGCTGAGAAAGGTAGGTGACTAA